The following are encoded together in the Chaetodon auriga isolate fChaAug3 chromosome 6, fChaAug3.hap1, whole genome shotgun sequence genome:
- the rccd1 gene encoding RCC1 domain-containing protein 1 isoform X1: protein MRWFGFGFNAFGQIYVHEKLIKGKESSDAAQDVKVISPTELARRDCCLKRDSQIRASWSRRASLHLDGDSCVCLAGFGAASEPCGISMKESRGCKDAVISESYLTLAFPDRIETWDLQKEEKTPSWSMEIKAESSGPPLNLPLVPGGHITSKAPFYRSLSPHLKAKSLALGAEHAILLSASGAVYTWGLGSHGQLGHGGLTSEEEPRAVEALWGMPMSCVATGGWHSACISDGGDLYVWGWNESGQLGLPSRGLRKEHKQERREQAGVPCQDANTFHTAEPQAGEKHEEVFISIQAFPALLDITPSCEIRTVSCGSRHTAAVTTTGDLYTWGWGDYGQLGHQTFISSDEPQHVEFFREQQMRVIDVVCGAWNTFAAVVKEEVA from the exons ATGCGGTGGTTCGGGTTTGGCTTCAACGCGTTTGGACAGATATACGTCCATGAGAAGttaattaaaggaaaagagagTAGCGACGCTGCGCAGGACGTCAAAGTGATTAGCCCCACAGAGCTAGCTAGACGCGACTGCTGCTTGAAGAGAGACAGTCAAATTAGAGCAAGTTGGAGTCGAAGAGCATCTTTGCATTTGGATG gtgacagctgtgtgtgcctGGCAGGTTTCGGGGCAGCCAGTGAGCCCTGTGGTATTTCTATGAAAGAGAGCCGTGGCTGTAAAGACGCCGTCATCAGTGAATCGTACTTGACCCTCGCCTTCCCAGACAGAATTGAGACCTGGGATCTGCAGAAGGAAGAGAAGACTCCATCATGGAGcatggaaataaaagcagagagcTCTG GACCCCCTTTGAATCTCCCCCTGGTCCCAGGGGGTCACATAACCTCAAAAGCACCCTTCTACCGCTCCTTATCACCACACCTGAAAGCCAAGAGTCTGGCGCTGGGTGCAGAGCATGCCATCCTTCTCAGTGCCTCTGGAGCTGTGTACACCTGGGGACTGGGCAG CCATGGTCAGTTGGGGCACGGAGGACTCACCTCCGAGGAGGAGCCCAGGGCAGTGGAGGCGCTCTGGGGGATGCCCATGAGCTGTGTAGCTACAGGAGGCTGGCACTCTGCCTGCATTAGTG ACGGGGGTGACCTTTATGTATGGGGCTGGAATGAAAGTGGCCAGCTTGGACTTCCATCACGAGGGCTGAGGAAAGAACACAAGCAGGAACGTCGCGAACAAGCCG GAGTGCCTTGTCAAGATGccaacacatttcacactgcAGAGCCACAAGCGGGAGAGAAACATGAAGAGGTGTTCATATCGATCCAGGCATTCCCGGCTCTGCTGGATATCACTCCATCATGTGAAATCAGGACAGTAAGCTGTGGCTCCCGCCACACTGCTGCAGTAACAA CCACAGGTGACCTCTACACTTGGGGCTGGG GTGACTATGGCCAACTTGGACACCAGACCTTTATCAGCTCAGACGAGCCCCAACATGTGGAGTTCTTCAGGGAGCAGCAGATGCGTGTGATTGATGTAGTGTGTGGAGCGTGGAACACTTTTGCTGCTGTCGTCAAGGAGGAAGTAGCTTAA
- the cib1 gene encoding calcium and integrin-binding protein 1, with protein MGATASQLGKDLLSEYQELTFLTKQEILLAHKRFSELLTRDEKDLPNTRVPMEKILTLPELKSNPFRERICQVFSTSEQKDGSLTFEDFLDLLSAFSDSATLEIKSHYAFRIFDFDDDGTLDCGDLEKLVNCLTGETDDTRLTAEEMRQLINNILEESDIDKDGTVNLSEFQHVISRSPDFVSSFKIVL; from the exons ATGGGCGCCACGGCAAGTCAACTTGGGAAGGATTTGCTCTCAGAATACCAA GAGCTGACATTCttgacaaaacaagaaattctTCT tgcTCATAAGAGATTCTCTGAACTGCTCACGAGAGACGAGAAAGACCTCCCAAATACCAGAGTACCAATGGAGAAGATTCTGACTCTGCCGGAGCTCAAG TCCAACCCTTTCAGGGAAAGAATCTGCCAAGTATTCTCAACCTCTGAACAGAAAGATGGAAGCCTCACATTTGAGGACTTTCTGGACCTCTTGAGTGCCTTCAGCGACTCTGCTACTCTGGAAATCAAATCCCACTATGCATTCCGTATATTTG ACTTTGACGATGATGGAACTCTTGATTGCGGTGATCTGGAGAAGCTGGTTAACTGCCTGACTGGTGAGACGGATGACACAAGACTAACAGCTGAAGAAATGAGACAGCTCATCAACAAC ATTCTCGAAGAGTCAGACATCGACAAGGATGGAACCGTCAACCTCTCAGAGTTTCAGCATGTCATCTCAAGGTCGCCAGATTTTGTCAG TTCTTTCAAGATTGTGCTGTGA
- the rccd1 gene encoding RCC1 domain-containing protein 1 isoform X2: MRWFGFGFNAFGQIYVHEKLIKGKESSDAAQDVKVISPTELARRDCCLKRDSQIRASWSRRASLHLDGDSCVCLAGFGAASEPCGISMKESRGCKDAVISESYLTLAFPDRIETWDLQKEEKTPSWSMEIKAESSGPPLNLPLVPGGHITSKAPFYRSLSPHLKAKSLALGAEHAILLSASGAVYTWGLGSHGQLGHGGLTSEEEPRAVEALWGMPMSCVATGGWHSACISDGGDLYVWGWNESGQLGLPSRGLRKEHKQERREQAEPQAGEKHEEVFISIQAFPALLDITPSCEIRTVSCGSRHTAAVTTTGDLYTWGWGDYGQLGHQTFISSDEPQHVEFFREQQMRVIDVVCGAWNTFAAVVKEEVA; this comes from the exons ATGCGGTGGTTCGGGTTTGGCTTCAACGCGTTTGGACAGATATACGTCCATGAGAAGttaattaaaggaaaagagagTAGCGACGCTGCGCAGGACGTCAAAGTGATTAGCCCCACAGAGCTAGCTAGACGCGACTGCTGCTTGAAGAGAGACAGTCAAATTAGAGCAAGTTGGAGTCGAAGAGCATCTTTGCATTTGGATG gtgacagctgtgtgtgcctGGCAGGTTTCGGGGCAGCCAGTGAGCCCTGTGGTATTTCTATGAAAGAGAGCCGTGGCTGTAAAGACGCCGTCATCAGTGAATCGTACTTGACCCTCGCCTTCCCAGACAGAATTGAGACCTGGGATCTGCAGAAGGAAGAGAAGACTCCATCATGGAGcatggaaataaaagcagagagcTCTG GACCCCCTTTGAATCTCCCCCTGGTCCCAGGGGGTCACATAACCTCAAAAGCACCCTTCTACCGCTCCTTATCACCACACCTGAAAGCCAAGAGTCTGGCGCTGGGTGCAGAGCATGCCATCCTTCTCAGTGCCTCTGGAGCTGTGTACACCTGGGGACTGGGCAG CCATGGTCAGTTGGGGCACGGAGGACTCACCTCCGAGGAGGAGCCCAGGGCAGTGGAGGCGCTCTGGGGGATGCCCATGAGCTGTGTAGCTACAGGAGGCTGGCACTCTGCCTGCATTAGTG ACGGGGGTGACCTTTATGTATGGGGCTGGAATGAAAGTGGCCAGCTTGGACTTCCATCACGAGGGCTGAGGAAAGAACACAAGCAGGAACGTCGCGAACAAGCCG AGCCACAAGCGGGAGAGAAACATGAAGAGGTGTTCATATCGATCCAGGCATTCCCGGCTCTGCTGGATATCACTCCATCATGTGAAATCAGGACAGTAAGCTGTGGCTCCCGCCACACTGCTGCAGTAACAA CCACAGGTGACCTCTACACTTGGGGCTGGG GTGACTATGGCCAACTTGGACACCAGACCTTTATCAGCTCAGACGAGCCCCAACATGTGGAGTTCTTCAGGGAGCAGCAGATGCGTGTGATTGATGTAGTGTGTGGAGCGTGGAACACTTTTGCTGCTGTCGTCAAGGAGGAAGTAGCTTAA